A genomic window from Maylandia zebra isolate NMK-2024a linkage group LG20, Mzebra_GT3a, whole genome shotgun sequence includes:
- the LOC101476347 gene encoding uncharacterized protein LOC101476347 has product MKIFYLVLLFQASLQLECDKEITAHVGGDFILKCKYGINHFLYSKKYWCRGPSRSNCEIVADSENSRNTHRSQVIDLNRRGLFVKVTNLRFDDAGAYWVGIDKIYADIMTQVKVIITEVPVSKPRLWPLSSLVDRPTCWGKSVTLRCGCAKGTGVRYAWYQHIDRKDFLLHKSSDLYLHCGAVQKDCSYFCIGSNDISSEKSELISVQVLMPANSSCIYVVNIQGQPVYDCADRMSTTTVTTPTLTSCLVIMNISDNTRNQSLQLNETTQGFFFIRSLTGLPLWYILLRWSSFLALLIIICTAVKCTRRRYKKYANQKKNIHCRRIYHACQ; this is encoded by the exons ATGAAGATATTTTACCTCGTTTTGCTTTTTCAAG CAAGTCTTCAGCTTGAATGTGATAAAGAGATCACAGCCCATGTTGGAGGTGACTTTATCCTTAAATGCAAGTATGGCATAAATCATTTTCTGTACAGCAAAAAGTATTGGTGCAGAGGGCCCTCCAGAAGCAATTGTGAGATTGTGGCAGACTCAGAAAACAGTCGAAACACACACAGGTCCCAAGTGATAGATTTAAACAGAAGGGGGCTGTTTGTGAAAGTCACAAATCTCCGATTTGATGATGCTGGAGCGTACTGGGTTGGGATTGATAAGATATATGCTGACATCATGACCCAAGTCAAAGTGATTATCACTGAAG TTCCAGTGTCCAAGCCCCGACTTTGGCCCCTGAGCTCTCTGGTGGACAGGCCAACATGTTGGGGGAAGTCAGTTACCTTACGCTGTGGTTGTGCAAAGGGCACTGGTGTTCGTTATGCCTGGTATCAGCACATTGACAGAAAGGACTTCCTGCTCCATAAGTCTTCAGACTTGTATCTTCACTGTGGCGCAGTTCAAAAGGACTGTAGTTATTTCTGTATTGGCAGTAATGACATAAGCAGTGAGAAGAGTGAGCTCATCTCTGTGCAGGTTCTGATGCCTGCAAACAGCAGCTGTATCTATGTTGTTAATATTCAGG GTCAACCAGTTTATGACTGTGCAGACAGAATGAGCACAACCACAGTCACAACACCAACTCTGACCTCCTGCCTAGTTATTATGAACATCAGTGATAACACAAGAAATCAATCTTTACAACTGAATGAAACCACTCAAGGCTTTTTTTTCATCAG ATCATTGACGGGACTGCCACTGTGGTACATATTACTGCGTTGGAGTTCTTTTCTGGCCTTGTTGATAATCATTTGCACAGCTGTTAAATGCACAAGAAGAAGATACAAAAAATATGCCAACCAGAAGAAAAATATTCATTGCAGGCGAATTTACCATGCGTGTCAGTGA
- the ptpn22 gene encoding tyrosine-protein phosphatase non-receptor type 22 isoform X1: MDQQVRILRSFLDDLERQEAAAEETPNGIAGEFVRLKSQSTKYRTDKTYPSKTAEKQENIKKNRYKDILPFDHTRVKLTLVTSKNDTDYINASFLKGVSNSRAYIATQGPLPHTVVDFLRMLWEYKIEVVVMACREFEMGKKKCEVYWPQKHEEPFVCEPFKVYCDSEESKGDYLTRTLRLTYHNSSRTLKQLHYVNWPDHGVPDSIPPILDMLHEMRSYQAHDDVPICIHCSAGCGRTGALCVIDYTWNLLKKQMITSDFSIYNLVQSMRTQRPSLVQTKEQYDLVYRTIKLLFQRYLQSVDEQTFQNEVSEIFIPGEESGFLPQFQHLLDEERAFLPQYNSPLASSENLLFLNAKDMHKDQQQWPLFQTSPESVPQDLNEVPWMVHANQRIPSAEEELVAESDSVPSLIRQPSPDLAAAICSMVEDPYFDTGLSSPSSDGGHTGAAEETTEWTFSPLFSAPSLFLNDHTLEANSPASDTGEVCTSGEDPPPLPERTPESYMLAVDTEVSDPFERLLVIPHDAAADALTEISGSPPSPAPPLPERTPESFELAIDQAPVEQKLEVIPAVAPAVNLNVIGMSSEWFGNSNLGATTFQNERKSFERSKSLKVKMTFTGPVNDPDLSSNCTYSPSVEPLSPPQPAKAERSLTPPLPERTRQSFILATEEILEPTAIFPQPLEIAHPSTRVGISSEWDGTSQPKNFHDAVMSRSKSVRPKSSRQVYHCVSTAEPPTVVQPIAPPTVFVAEGGSAQAEHCDVNRRASLNNEKSENKSDKNSEKAMSRTKSLRFFKHKQRPKTAPPMPPTQPGASSQPCSVFSVFKFGFGNRFGKPKGPRKYPDTWV, encoded by the exons ATGGACCAGCAGGTCAGGATTCTGAGAAGCTTCCTGGATGACCTGGAAAGACAGGAGGCTGCGGCTGAGGAGACACCTAACGGCATTGCTGGGGAGTTTGTG aggTTGAAAAGTCAGTCAACAAAGTACCGAACGGACAAGACGTATCCTAGCAAAACAGCAGAAAAGCAGGAAAACATCAAGAAGAACCGATACAAGGACATTCTGCCCT ttgACCACACCAGAGTAAAGCTTACTCTTGTCACATCAAAAAATGACACAGACTACATCAACGCCAGTTTCCTCAAG gGAGTATCAAACTCCAGGGCTTACATTGCTACTCAGGGTCCTCTGCCCCACACAGTAGTGGACTTCTTGAGGATGCTTTGGGAATACAAGATAGAG GTTGTCGTGATGGCCTGTCGAGAGTTTGAGATGGGAAAG AAAAAGTGTGAGGTTTACTGGCCACAGAAACACGAGGAGCCGTTCGTTTGTGAGCCTTTTAAAGTTTACTGT GACTCTGAAGAAAGCAAAGGAGACTATCTGACCAGGACCCTAAGGTTGACCTATCACAAT AGTTCCCGAACCTTGAAACAGTTGCACTATGTCAACTGGCCAGATCACGGAGTACCGGACTCCATCCCTCCCATTCTGGACATGTTGCATGAGATGCGCTCTTATCAAGCCCATGATGACGTCCCTATTTGCATTCACTGCAG TGCTGGCTGTGGTAGAACAGGAGCCTTGTGTGTCATTGATTATACCTGGAACCTCCTAAAGAAACAG ATGATCACTTCAGATTTCAGCATCTACAATTTAGTTCAAAGCATGAGAACCCAGAGGCCATCTTTAGTTCAAACCAAG GAACAATATGACCTTGTCTACAGAACCATCAAGTTACTATTTCAGAGATATTTGCAGTCTGTAGATGAACAGACTTTCCAAAACGAG GTCTCTGAGATCTTTATCCCAGGTGAGGAGTCTGGTTTTCTGCCACAATTTCAGCATCTGCTTGACGAGGAACGGGCCTTCCTACCACAGTACAACAGTCCTTTGGCTTCTTCAGAAAACCTACTTTTCTTGAACGCCAAGGACATGCACAAAGACCAGCAACAATGGCCTCTGTTCCAGACCTCTCCTGAGTCAGTTCCCCAGGACCTGAATGAAGTACCCTGGATGGTGCATGCAAATCAGAGAATTCCTTCAGCAGAAGAAGAATTGGTTGCAGAGAGTGATAGTGTACCGTCACTGATCCGTCAGCCCTCACCAGATCTAGCAGCAGCCATTTGTTCAATGGTGGAGGACCCCTACTTTGACACTGGTTTGAGTTCTCCGTCATCAGATGGGGGACACACGGGTGCTGCTGAGGAGACCACAGAATGGACATTTAGCCCTCTTTTCAGTGCACCCTCATTATTTTTGAATGACCACACTCTGGAGGCCAACTCACCTGCTTCAG acACCGGTGAAGTCTGTACTTCTGGAGAAGACCCTCCTCCACTACCTGAACGAACCCCAGAATCCTACATGCTGGCTGTGGATACAG AGGTATCTGACCCTTTTGAAAGGTTATTAGTTATTCCACACGATGCTGCTGCTGATGCACTTACAGAAATTAGTG GCAGTCCCCCCTCACCTGCACCCCCACTTCCAGAAAGAACCCCTGAATCTTTTGAGCTGGCTATTGATCAGG CTCCCGTGGAGCAGAAATTAGAGGTCATACCAGCAGTCGCACCAGCGGTGAACCTGAATGTAATAGGAATGTCTTCAGAATGGTTTGGCAACTCAAATCTTGGAGCCACTACATTTCAGAATGAGAGGAAATCTTTTGAGAGGAGTAAG AGTCTAAAAGTGAAAATGACCTTCACAG GACCAGTAAATGATCCTGACCTTTCTTCAAACTGTACTTACTCTCCGTCTGTGGAGCCGCTATCTCCCCCACAGCCTGCCAAAG CCGAGCGCAGTCTGACACCTCCCCTTCCAGAGAGAACTCGACAATCCTTCATCCTCGCCACAGAAGAAA ttctTGAGCCAACCGCCATTTTCCCACAACCGTTAGAAATAGCGCACCCCTCAACAAGGGTGGGTATATCATCTGAGTGGGATGGCACTTCTCAGCCCAAGAATTTCCACGATGCTGTCATGAGCAGGAGCAAG AGTGTTCGACCTAAAAGTTCAAGACAAG TTTATCATTGTGTTTCCACTGCAGAGCCCCCAACTGTAGTTCAGCCGATCGCTCCACCTACTGTGTTTGTAGCTGAAGGAGGAAGTG CTCAAGCGGAACACTGTGATGTGAACCGCAGAGCCTCCCTGAACAACGAGAAATCAGAAAacaaatcagacaaaaacagcGAAAAGGCCATGAGTAGAACGAAG AGTCTAagattttttaaacacaaacaaagac CAAAAACTGCCCCTCCAATGCCTCCTACTCAACCTGGAGCGTCATCTCAACCATGCAGTGTTTTTTCAGTGTTCAAGTTTG GATTTGGAAACCGTTTTGGAAAGCCGAAAGGCCCCAGGAAATATCCTGACACTTGGGTCTGA
- the ptpn22 gene encoding tyrosine-protein phosphatase non-receptor type 22 isoform X2 — protein sequence MDQQVRILRSFLDDLERQEAAAEETPNGIAGEFVRLKSQSTKYRTDKTYPSKTAEKQENIKKNRYKDILPFDHTRVKLTLVTSKNDTDYINASFLKGVSNSRAYIATQGPLPHTVVDFLRMLWEYKIEVVVMACREFEMGKKKCEVYWPQKHEEPFVCEPFKVYCDSEESKGDYLTRTLRLTYHNSSRTLKQLHYVNWPDHGVPDSIPPILDMLHEMRSYQAHDDVPICIHCSAGCGRTGALCVIDYTWNLLKKQMITSDFSIYNLVQSMRTQRPSLVQTKEQYDLVYRTIKLLFQRYLQSVDEQTFQNEVSEIFIPGEESGFLPQFQHLLDEERAFLPQYNSPLASSENLLFLNAKDMHKDQQQWPLFQTSPESVPQDLNEVPWMVHANQRIPSAEEELVAESDSVPSLIRQPSPDLAAAICSMVEDPYFDTGLSSPSSDGGHTGAAEETTEWTFSPLFSAPSLFLNDHTLEANSPASDTGEVCTSGEDPPPLPERTPESYMLAVDTEVSDPFERLLVIPHDAAADALTEISGSPPSPAPPLPERTPESFELAIDQAPVEQKLEVIPAVAPAVNLNVIGMSSEWFGNSNLGATTFQNERKSFERSKSLKVKMTFTGPVNDPDLSSNCTYSPSVEPLSPPQPAKAERSLTPPLPERTRQSFILATEEILEPTAIFPQPLEIAHPSTRVGISSEWDGTSQPKNFHDAVMSRSKSVRPKSSRQEPPTVVQPIAPPTVFVAEGGSAQAEHCDVNRRASLNNEKSENKSDKNSEKAMSRTKSLRFFKHKQRPKTAPPMPPTQPGASSQPCSVFSVFKFGFGNRFGKPKGPRKYPDTWV from the exons ATGGACCAGCAGGTCAGGATTCTGAGAAGCTTCCTGGATGACCTGGAAAGACAGGAGGCTGCGGCTGAGGAGACACCTAACGGCATTGCTGGGGAGTTTGTG aggTTGAAAAGTCAGTCAACAAAGTACCGAACGGACAAGACGTATCCTAGCAAAACAGCAGAAAAGCAGGAAAACATCAAGAAGAACCGATACAAGGACATTCTGCCCT ttgACCACACCAGAGTAAAGCTTACTCTTGTCACATCAAAAAATGACACAGACTACATCAACGCCAGTTTCCTCAAG gGAGTATCAAACTCCAGGGCTTACATTGCTACTCAGGGTCCTCTGCCCCACACAGTAGTGGACTTCTTGAGGATGCTTTGGGAATACAAGATAGAG GTTGTCGTGATGGCCTGTCGAGAGTTTGAGATGGGAAAG AAAAAGTGTGAGGTTTACTGGCCACAGAAACACGAGGAGCCGTTCGTTTGTGAGCCTTTTAAAGTTTACTGT GACTCTGAAGAAAGCAAAGGAGACTATCTGACCAGGACCCTAAGGTTGACCTATCACAAT AGTTCCCGAACCTTGAAACAGTTGCACTATGTCAACTGGCCAGATCACGGAGTACCGGACTCCATCCCTCCCATTCTGGACATGTTGCATGAGATGCGCTCTTATCAAGCCCATGATGACGTCCCTATTTGCATTCACTGCAG TGCTGGCTGTGGTAGAACAGGAGCCTTGTGTGTCATTGATTATACCTGGAACCTCCTAAAGAAACAG ATGATCACTTCAGATTTCAGCATCTACAATTTAGTTCAAAGCATGAGAACCCAGAGGCCATCTTTAGTTCAAACCAAG GAACAATATGACCTTGTCTACAGAACCATCAAGTTACTATTTCAGAGATATTTGCAGTCTGTAGATGAACAGACTTTCCAAAACGAG GTCTCTGAGATCTTTATCCCAGGTGAGGAGTCTGGTTTTCTGCCACAATTTCAGCATCTGCTTGACGAGGAACGGGCCTTCCTACCACAGTACAACAGTCCTTTGGCTTCTTCAGAAAACCTACTTTTCTTGAACGCCAAGGACATGCACAAAGACCAGCAACAATGGCCTCTGTTCCAGACCTCTCCTGAGTCAGTTCCCCAGGACCTGAATGAAGTACCCTGGATGGTGCATGCAAATCAGAGAATTCCTTCAGCAGAAGAAGAATTGGTTGCAGAGAGTGATAGTGTACCGTCACTGATCCGTCAGCCCTCACCAGATCTAGCAGCAGCCATTTGTTCAATGGTGGAGGACCCCTACTTTGACACTGGTTTGAGTTCTCCGTCATCAGATGGGGGACACACGGGTGCTGCTGAGGAGACCACAGAATGGACATTTAGCCCTCTTTTCAGTGCACCCTCATTATTTTTGAATGACCACACTCTGGAGGCCAACTCACCTGCTTCAG acACCGGTGAAGTCTGTACTTCTGGAGAAGACCCTCCTCCACTACCTGAACGAACCCCAGAATCCTACATGCTGGCTGTGGATACAG AGGTATCTGACCCTTTTGAAAGGTTATTAGTTATTCCACACGATGCTGCTGCTGATGCACTTACAGAAATTAGTG GCAGTCCCCCCTCACCTGCACCCCCACTTCCAGAAAGAACCCCTGAATCTTTTGAGCTGGCTATTGATCAGG CTCCCGTGGAGCAGAAATTAGAGGTCATACCAGCAGTCGCACCAGCGGTGAACCTGAATGTAATAGGAATGTCTTCAGAATGGTTTGGCAACTCAAATCTTGGAGCCACTACATTTCAGAATGAGAGGAAATCTTTTGAGAGGAGTAAG AGTCTAAAAGTGAAAATGACCTTCACAG GACCAGTAAATGATCCTGACCTTTCTTCAAACTGTACTTACTCTCCGTCTGTGGAGCCGCTATCTCCCCCACAGCCTGCCAAAG CCGAGCGCAGTCTGACACCTCCCCTTCCAGAGAGAACTCGACAATCCTTCATCCTCGCCACAGAAGAAA ttctTGAGCCAACCGCCATTTTCCCACAACCGTTAGAAATAGCGCACCCCTCAACAAGGGTGGGTATATCATCTGAGTGGGATGGCACTTCTCAGCCCAAGAATTTCCACGATGCTGTCATGAGCAGGAGCAAG AGTGTTCGACCTAAAAGTTCAAGACAAG AGCCCCCAACTGTAGTTCAGCCGATCGCTCCACCTACTGTGTTTGTAGCTGAAGGAGGAAGTG CTCAAGCGGAACACTGTGATGTGAACCGCAGAGCCTCCCTGAACAACGAGAAATCAGAAAacaaatcagacaaaaacagcGAAAAGGCCATGAGTAGAACGAAG AGTCTAagattttttaaacacaaacaaagac CAAAAACTGCCCCTCCAATGCCTCCTACTCAACCTGGAGCGTCATCTCAACCATGCAGTGTTTTTTCAGTGTTCAAGTTTG GATTTGGAAACCGTTTTGGAAAGCCGAAAGGCCCCAGGAAATATCCTGACACTTGGGTCTGA
- the ptpn22 gene encoding tyrosine-protein phosphatase non-receptor type 22 isoform X3 gives MLWEYKIEVVVMACREFEMGKKKCEVYWPQKHEEPFVCEPFKVYCDSEESKGDYLTRTLRLTYHNSSRTLKQLHYVNWPDHGVPDSIPPILDMLHEMRSYQAHDDVPICIHCSAGCGRTGALCVIDYTWNLLKKQMITSDFSIYNLVQSMRTQRPSLVQTKEQYDLVYRTIKLLFQRYLQSVDEQTFQNEVSEIFIPGEESGFLPQFQHLLDEERAFLPQYNSPLASSENLLFLNAKDMHKDQQQWPLFQTSPESVPQDLNEVPWMVHANQRIPSAEEELVAESDSVPSLIRQPSPDLAAAICSMVEDPYFDTGLSSPSSDGGHTGAAEETTEWTFSPLFSAPSLFLNDHTLEANSPASDTGEVCTSGEDPPPLPERTPESYMLAVDTEVSDPFERLLVIPHDAAADALTEISGSPPSPAPPLPERTPESFELAIDQAPVEQKLEVIPAVAPAVNLNVIGMSSEWFGNSNLGATTFQNERKSFERSKSLKVKMTFTGPVNDPDLSSNCTYSPSVEPLSPPQPAKAERSLTPPLPERTRQSFILATEEILEPTAIFPQPLEIAHPSTRVGISSEWDGTSQPKNFHDAVMSRSKSVRPKSSRQVYHCVSTAEPPTVVQPIAPPTVFVAEGGSAQAEHCDVNRRASLNNEKSENKSDKNSEKAMSRTKSLRFFKHKQRPKTAPPMPPTQPGASSQPCSVFSVFKFGFGNRFGKPKGPRKYPDTWV, from the exons ATGCTTTGGGAATACAAGATAGAG GTTGTCGTGATGGCCTGTCGAGAGTTTGAGATGGGAAAG AAAAAGTGTGAGGTTTACTGGCCACAGAAACACGAGGAGCCGTTCGTTTGTGAGCCTTTTAAAGTTTACTGT GACTCTGAAGAAAGCAAAGGAGACTATCTGACCAGGACCCTAAGGTTGACCTATCACAAT AGTTCCCGAACCTTGAAACAGTTGCACTATGTCAACTGGCCAGATCACGGAGTACCGGACTCCATCCCTCCCATTCTGGACATGTTGCATGAGATGCGCTCTTATCAAGCCCATGATGACGTCCCTATTTGCATTCACTGCAG TGCTGGCTGTGGTAGAACAGGAGCCTTGTGTGTCATTGATTATACCTGGAACCTCCTAAAGAAACAG ATGATCACTTCAGATTTCAGCATCTACAATTTAGTTCAAAGCATGAGAACCCAGAGGCCATCTTTAGTTCAAACCAAG GAACAATATGACCTTGTCTACAGAACCATCAAGTTACTATTTCAGAGATATTTGCAGTCTGTAGATGAACAGACTTTCCAAAACGAG GTCTCTGAGATCTTTATCCCAGGTGAGGAGTCTGGTTTTCTGCCACAATTTCAGCATCTGCTTGACGAGGAACGGGCCTTCCTACCACAGTACAACAGTCCTTTGGCTTCTTCAGAAAACCTACTTTTCTTGAACGCCAAGGACATGCACAAAGACCAGCAACAATGGCCTCTGTTCCAGACCTCTCCTGAGTCAGTTCCCCAGGACCTGAATGAAGTACCCTGGATGGTGCATGCAAATCAGAGAATTCCTTCAGCAGAAGAAGAATTGGTTGCAGAGAGTGATAGTGTACCGTCACTGATCCGTCAGCCCTCACCAGATCTAGCAGCAGCCATTTGTTCAATGGTGGAGGACCCCTACTTTGACACTGGTTTGAGTTCTCCGTCATCAGATGGGGGACACACGGGTGCTGCTGAGGAGACCACAGAATGGACATTTAGCCCTCTTTTCAGTGCACCCTCATTATTTTTGAATGACCACACTCTGGAGGCCAACTCACCTGCTTCAG acACCGGTGAAGTCTGTACTTCTGGAGAAGACCCTCCTCCACTACCTGAACGAACCCCAGAATCCTACATGCTGGCTGTGGATACAG AGGTATCTGACCCTTTTGAAAGGTTATTAGTTATTCCACACGATGCTGCTGCTGATGCACTTACAGAAATTAGTG GCAGTCCCCCCTCACCTGCACCCCCACTTCCAGAAAGAACCCCTGAATCTTTTGAGCTGGCTATTGATCAGG CTCCCGTGGAGCAGAAATTAGAGGTCATACCAGCAGTCGCACCAGCGGTGAACCTGAATGTAATAGGAATGTCTTCAGAATGGTTTGGCAACTCAAATCTTGGAGCCACTACATTTCAGAATGAGAGGAAATCTTTTGAGAGGAGTAAG AGTCTAAAAGTGAAAATGACCTTCACAG GACCAGTAAATGATCCTGACCTTTCTTCAAACTGTACTTACTCTCCGTCTGTGGAGCCGCTATCTCCCCCACAGCCTGCCAAAG CCGAGCGCAGTCTGACACCTCCCCTTCCAGAGAGAACTCGACAATCCTTCATCCTCGCCACAGAAGAAA ttctTGAGCCAACCGCCATTTTCCCACAACCGTTAGAAATAGCGCACCCCTCAACAAGGGTGGGTATATCATCTGAGTGGGATGGCACTTCTCAGCCCAAGAATTTCCACGATGCTGTCATGAGCAGGAGCAAG AGTGTTCGACCTAAAAGTTCAAGACAAG TTTATCATTGTGTTTCCACTGCAGAGCCCCCAACTGTAGTTCAGCCGATCGCTCCACCTACTGTGTTTGTAGCTGAAGGAGGAAGTG CTCAAGCGGAACACTGTGATGTGAACCGCAGAGCCTCCCTGAACAACGAGAAATCAGAAAacaaatcagacaaaaacagcGAAAAGGCCATGAGTAGAACGAAG AGTCTAagattttttaaacacaaacaaagac CAAAAACTGCCCCTCCAATGCCTCCTACTCAACCTGGAGCGTCATCTCAACCATGCAGTGTTTTTTCAGTGTTCAAGTTTG GATTTGGAAACCGTTTTGGAAAGCCGAAAGGCCCCAGGAAATATCCTGACACTTGGGTCTGA